A portion of the uncultured Bacteroides sp. genome contains these proteins:
- a CDS encoding RNA polymerase sigma-70 factor: protein MKSTPKISIDIHLFQKYYDLYYDSLFRFLSLYTQETDIIEDVLQDIFMKLWENKEIVEIQYIKTYLFNAAKNRILNYLRDEQNRHHLLENWFNQQQQEKENRDCFNIETFTIALNNAINQLPTQCREIFLLSRREELSYKQIAEKRNISIKTVETQIGIALKRIRNILASSSFTLLLMLLRQHYLFFL, encoded by the coding sequence TTGAAAAGCACTCCCAAAATATCAATAGATATCCACCTCTTCCAAAAGTACTACGATTTGTACTATGATTCGCTATTTCGTTTTTTAAGCCTTTATACCCAGGAGACAGATATTATTGAAGATGTACTCCAGGATATCTTCATGAAACTATGGGAAAACAAAGAGATTGTCGAAATACAATATATCAAGACTTATCTTTTTAACGCTGCTAAAAATCGAATATTGAACTATCTGCGCGATGAGCAAAACAGGCATCATCTCTTAGAAAATTGGTTCAATCAACAACAACAGGAAAAAGAAAATAGAGATTGCTTTAATATAGAAACATTTACTATTGCACTAAATAATGCAATCAACCAGCTACCTACTCAATGCCGGGAAATATTCTTGTTGAGCCGCAGAGAGGAACTTTCATATAAACAGATAGCCGAGAAACGAAACATCTCTATAAAAACTGTTGAAACGCAGATAGGTATTGCGTTAAAACGCATACGAAACATTTTAGCCTCTTCTTCCTTTACTTTATTGTTAATGTTACTCAGGCAACACTATT